The following proteins are encoded in a genomic region of Tuberibacillus sp. Marseille-P3662:
- a CDS encoding alpha/beta fold hydrolase — protein MERNVETKQGRTFHIHDTPGSKGTIIAVHGLTGNYKQMVYYQKAFYGEYRFISYDLRGRGNSDPADQETSILTHADDLMDLIDTLDIEDPILMGYSMGGYICAIVASHLPNLAGLILLDGAGEVDHSQRELIIPSLNRLKKTYASPEDYVNTTKAIYENLGIDWNQTLDEIARYEIKKNESNINWIHKSDSHFIEQDFESFYSFDSENTGPSISCPTLLIIATGKMGDQPSLFNDQSYMNIKQLIPNIHSECTEANHYTLVFNQQPDIIQHIGDFLES, from the coding sequence GTGGAGCGGAATGTGGAGACCAAACAAGGGCGGACGTTTCATATCCATGATACGCCTGGTAGCAAAGGAACGATCATCGCCGTGCATGGATTAACAGGGAATTATAAGCAAATGGTTTATTATCAAAAAGCCTTTTATGGTGAATACCGCTTTATTAGTTATGACTTACGGGGTAGAGGCAATAGTGATCCTGCTGATCAAGAAACCTCCATTTTGACTCATGCGGATGACTTAATGGATTTGATAGATACACTGGACATCGAAGATCCTATTTTAATGGGGTATTCAATGGGGGGCTATATTTGTGCGATCGTCGCCAGCCACCTGCCAAACCTTGCGGGACTCATTTTATTAGATGGCGCCGGTGAGGTTGATCATTCCCAAAGAGAATTGATTATTCCTTCATTAAATCGTTTGAAGAAAACCTATGCCTCTCCAGAAGACTATGTTAATACAACAAAAGCAATCTATGAAAATCTTGGGATTGATTGGAATCAGACCTTAGATGAGATTGCACGTTATGAGATTAAGAAAAACGAAAGTAATATAAATTGGATCCACAAATCAGATTCTCATTTCATTGAACAGGATTTTGAAAGCTTTTATTCCTTTGACTCAGAAAACACGGGTCCGTCGATTTCATGTCCAACGTTATTGATCATCGCGACGGGAAAAATGGGGGATCAGCCTTCTCTGTTCAATGACCAATCGTACATGAATATAAAACAACTTATACCCAACATTCATTCTGAGTGTACTGAAGCTAATCATTATACGCTCGTTTTTAATCAACAACCAGATATTATCCAGCATATTGGAGATTTTCTAGAAAGTTAA
- a CDS encoding GntP family permease — protein sequence MEASGGQMILGLVIGVLALILLVTRTKIHAFVALIIAGALTGLIGGMTPPDVVSAITSGFGGTLSSIGIVIGFGVMLGRILEVSHASERLAFTFIKWLGKRREEWAMAITGYIVSIPIYVDSAFVILTPLVKAVSRKTGKSVVALGVALGTGLVVTHSLVPPTPGPLGVAGIFGIDVGQMILWGLIFSIPLIIVGVLYAKWLGNKIYQIPDESGLDWERPDQPPTFSAFINQEEQKDLPSLFRSIMPIVIPIILIFIKTFVSALGFEGGIFDYLKFFGSPVIAVGLGVIFAIYGLISHVKRSEALERMEEGIQSAGIILLVTGAGGALGNVLRESGSGDYIAEAIAGTSIPLILLPFMISSLVRIIQGSGTVAMITAASISAPILAGTDVNLVLAALAATLGSLVFSYFNDSLFWVLNRMLGIKDTKEQLITWSVPTTLAWLVSLVLILVGNAIV from the coding sequence ATGGAAGCTTCAGGTGGTCAAATGATTCTTGGTCTTGTCATCGGGGTCTTAGCATTAATCCTATTGGTCACCCGAACTAAGATTCATGCTTTTGTTGCACTCATCATCGCTGGTGCTCTTACGGGCCTCATCGGGGGAATGACTCCCCCTGATGTCGTTTCAGCGATAACCTCTGGATTCGGCGGAACACTCAGTTCTATTGGCATTGTCATTGGTTTTGGGGTTATGCTTGGACGCATTTTAGAAGTATCACATGCCTCTGAGCGACTTGCTTTTACTTTTATCAAGTGGCTCGGAAAACGTCGTGAAGAATGGGCAATGGCTATAACGGGCTATATTGTGTCAATTCCGATTTATGTTGACTCTGCGTTTGTTATTTTGACACCTCTAGTGAAAGCGGTTTCCAGAAAAACAGGTAAATCCGTTGTTGCACTCGGTGTTGCACTCGGGACAGGACTTGTTGTAACCCACTCTTTAGTTCCGCCAACGCCCGGTCCGCTGGGGGTTGCAGGCATTTTTGGGATTGACGTTGGTCAAATGATACTCTGGGGATTGATTTTTTCCATTCCATTAATTATCGTCGGTGTGCTTTATGCCAAATGGCTAGGGAATAAAATCTACCAAATTCCTGATGAGTCCGGGCTTGATTGGGAACGCCCTGATCAGCCGCCAACGTTTAGTGCATTTATTAATCAAGAAGAACAAAAAGACTTGCCTTCTTTATTCCGTTCCATCATGCCCATTGTCATACCAATCATCCTAATCTTTATTAAGACTTTTGTATCAGCATTAGGATTTGAAGGTGGCATCTTTGATTATCTTAAATTCTTCGGTTCTCCGGTCATTGCCGTCGGTCTTGGTGTTATTTTCGCCATATATGGTTTAATCAGCCATGTCAAGCGCTCGGAAGCCCTTGAACGGATGGAAGAAGGCATTCAATCAGCAGGTATTATTTTGCTCGTAACCGGTGCCGGCGGAGCGTTGGGAAATGTTCTGCGTGAGAGCGGTTCAGGGGATTATATTGCAGAGGCCATTGCAGGTACCTCAATCCCACTCATTCTATTACCATTTATGATTTCAAGTCTTGTCCGCATCATCCAAGGAAGCGGTACTGTCGCGATGATTACAGCCGCCTCTATTTCAGCGCCGATTCTTGCAGGGACGGATGTAAACTTAGTGCTTGCCGCTCTTGCTGCAACACTCGGGTCTCTTGTATTCTCTTACTTCAATGATAGCTTATTCTGGGTGCTAAATCGGATGCTTGGCATTAAAGATACAAAAGAACAATTGATAACATGGTCTGTACCGACAACCCTAGCATGGTTAGTTTCTCTTGTGCTGATCCTTGTCGGTAATGCCATCGTATAA
- the pdxA gene encoding 4-hydroxythreonine-4-phosphate dehydrogenase PdxA: protein MNKHLETPIIAIPIGDPAGIGPEITIKTLNEKEIYGVAKPVVIGNEAVLQKALTLSHVDLKIRCINEPAEGRFEYGTIDLIHLDNIETDRFAFGKVSGMCGRAAYEYIKKAIELVQQNKAGSIATPPINKESLKAGKVSYIDHTAMLSAFTGVEDPLTMFEVHSLRIFFLTRHLPLKDAISEMTKERVNDYLNRCSEALKRLGLETRKLAVAGLNPHAGENGLFGTEEMDELTPGIELAKQDGIDAVGPMPADSVFHQAMNGKYDAVLSLYHDQGHIAAKMADFERTVSITNGLPFLRTSVDHGTAFDIAGKGIASSVSMIECVKAAAKYTPFFNKQYLFH, encoded by the coding sequence ATGAACAAACATCTTGAAACACCCATTATCGCCATTCCAATTGGGGATCCAGCCGGTATCGGGCCTGAAATTACTATTAAGACACTCAACGAAAAAGAAATTTACGGTGTTGCAAAACCGGTGGTTATTGGTAACGAAGCTGTACTCCAAAAGGCATTAACCCTATCTCATGTCGACTTAAAGATTAGATGCATTAATGAACCCGCTGAAGGACGTTTTGAATACGGAACCATCGACTTGATTCATCTCGATAACATTGAAACAGACCGATTTGCATTTGGAAAAGTTTCTGGCATGTGTGGTCGGGCAGCCTATGAATATATTAAAAAAGCCATTGAACTTGTTCAACAAAACAAGGCTGGTTCAATTGCCACACCGCCTATTAATAAAGAATCACTCAAAGCTGGAAAAGTTTCTTATATAGACCACACTGCAATGCTTTCCGCTTTCACAGGTGTCGAGGATCCGCTCACAATGTTCGAAGTACACTCGCTAAGGATCTTCTTCCTCACACGTCATTTACCCTTAAAAGATGCAATTAGTGAGATGACAAAGGAAAGGGTGAACGACTATCTTAATCGCTGTAGCGAAGCATTAAAACGACTGGGACTAGAAACGCGAAAACTCGCCGTTGCGGGATTAAATCCGCACGCAGGTGAAAATGGGCTGTTTGGCACGGAAGAAATGGATGAACTGACACCTGGTATTGAACTTGCAAAGCAAGATGGTATTGATGCTGTTGGACCTATGCCTGCCGACTCAGTATTCCACCAAGCAATGAACGGCAAATATGACGCTGTCCTTTCCCTTTACCATGATCAGGGACACATCGCAGCCAAGATGGCTGACTTTGAACGAACTGTTTCGATCACTAACGGACTGCCGTTTTTAAGAACATCAGTGGATCACGGAACGGCTTTTGATATTGCTGGTAAGGGTATTGCCAGTTCAGTCAGTATGATTGAATGTGTAAAAGCCGCGGCTAAATACACGCCGTTTTTTAATAAACAATACTTATTTCATTAG
- a CDS encoding DUF3870 domain-containing protein, with protein METVLVTGYAQAPQGSSMYELYKYAGIVLEVDSRNDVIVNAEFTFVTDLAKDFFRRLLIGYDMNRGSDELIAYIQKSYFAPSINSISVAVKAAFRRYEEQKSKSYNGLF; from the coding sequence ATGGAGACAGTTTTAGTAACGGGGTATGCGCAGGCCCCGCAAGGTTCTTCCATGTATGAGTTATACAAATATGCAGGGATTGTTTTAGAAGTTGATTCTAGGAATGATGTGATTGTTAATGCTGAATTCACTTTTGTTACAGATTTAGCTAAGGATTTTTTTAGGCGGTTGCTGATTGGCTACGACATGAATCGAGGCAGTGATGAGCTGATTGCTTATATACAGAAAAGTTACTTCGCTCCGTCCATTAACTCGATTAGTGTCGCTGTTAAAGCGGCTTTTAGAAGATATGAAGAACAAAAGTCAAAATCATATAATGGATTGTTTTGA
- a CDS encoding DUF3237 domain-containing protein, with amino-acid sequence MEHLDSPALSFLFDMELQVEAPYLPGQTPKGNKRIIRVSGGTFQGELLKGEVVPGGDDWITVREDGTIIQDVRILLKTDDEALIMMTYRGIRTGRPEVLERLDNNEDVDPSDYYFRTAPTFETSSAKYHWLNNRIVVSTGKRMPGKVNYSVYVVD; translated from the coding sequence ATGGAACACTTAGATTCACCTGCTCTTTCCTTTTTATTTGATATGGAGTTACAAGTGGAAGCCCCTTATTTACCTGGGCAAACACCTAAAGGGAATAAACGAATTATTAGAGTATCGGGTGGTACCTTTCAAGGAGAATTACTTAAGGGGGAGGTCGTCCCTGGGGGAGATGACTGGATAACTGTACGTGAAGATGGCACCATCATTCAGGATGTGCGGATTTTGCTGAAAACAGATGACGAAGCACTCATTATGATGACCTACCGAGGGATCCGTACCGGACGCCCTGAGGTGTTAGAGCGTCTTGATAATAATGAGGACGTCGACCCAAGCGACTATTATTTCCGAACTGCTCCTACATTTGAAACGTCTTCAGCCAAATATCATTGGTTAAATAATAGAATCGTCGTTTCAACAGGCAAACGGATGCCGGGAAAGGTTAACTATTCCGTTTATGTCGTGGATTGA
- a CDS encoding muconate/chloromuconate family cycloisomerase translates to MGEIKIKKLTTELLDIPIKRPHQFATVKVSSKSFVLIRLELSNGFIGIGEGTTPGIWWNGESVETMQLVIEQYIAPLLAEEDPRNLETLLQRINRHIRGNAFAKATVEMALYDVIGKIYNVPVYQLLGGLYQERIPVRWSLASGTPEGDIQEAKDYVMSGQYHIFKIKSGKASPSDDVRRSIHIADGIKDDSTIGIDPNGSWDRLTSKKSMEDLSKSNIDFIEQPLPPNDIEGLAQLADMKQVPIMADESLQSIHDALRLVDQKAADIFSLKIHKSGGMKNTVKIAGIAEAAGISCFGGTSLESSIGTAACLHAYCSISNLDYGSELFGPDWLADDLVTDPITIKEGQIQVPHQPGLGVELDEDKIATYKRTCKQGVSN, encoded by the coding sequence ATGGGTGAAATAAAGATCAAGAAACTCACAACTGAGCTTTTGGATATTCCAATCAAACGGCCTCATCAATTTGCGACGGTTAAGGTATCCTCCAAAAGTTTTGTCTTAATTCGGTTGGAATTAAGTAATGGGTTCATCGGTATTGGAGAGGGAACCACACCAGGTATTTGGTGGAACGGGGAAAGCGTCGAAACGATGCAACTCGTGATAGAGCAATATATAGCACCCCTTTTAGCCGAAGAGGATCCCAGAAACTTAGAAACATTATTACAAAGGATTAACAGACATATTAGAGGTAATGCATTTGCCAAAGCGACTGTTGAAATGGCGCTATATGATGTTATTGGTAAAATATATAACGTTCCTGTATATCAACTGCTGGGAGGACTGTACCAAGAACGGATTCCTGTCCGGTGGTCTTTAGCTTCCGGGACGCCAGAAGGTGATATTCAAGAGGCAAAGGATTACGTCATGTCGGGTCAGTATCATATTTTTAAGATCAAGTCTGGCAAAGCATCCCCTTCAGATGATGTCAGACGATCTATTCATATTGCCGATGGTATAAAGGATGATTCGACGATTGGCATTGATCCAAATGGATCTTGGGATCGGCTAACATCGAAAAAGTCTATGGAGGATCTTTCTAAGTCGAACATCGATTTTATCGAACAGCCTCTTCCTCCTAATGACATTGAAGGTTTAGCACAGTTGGCTGATATGAAGCAGGTCCCTATTATGGCTGATGAAAGTTTGCAATCGATCCATGATGCCCTTCGACTTGTTGATCAAAAAGCTGCTGACATCTTTTCTCTAAAAATTCATAAATCAGGCGGCATGAAAAATACTGTCAAAATTGCCGGCATAGCCGAAGCAGCAGGTATCTCTTGTTTTGGCGGTACGTCTCTTGAAAGTTCGATTGGAACCGCGGCGTGTTTACATGCTTATTGTTCCATTTCTAATCTTGACTATGGCAGTGAATTGTTTGGTCCTGATTGGCTGGCTGATGATTTAGTCACAGATCCTATTACTATTAAGGAAGGACAAATACAAGTTCCTCATCAACCAGGATTAGGTGTGGAACTGGATGAAGACAAGATAGCGACTTATAAAAGAACATGTAAACAGGGGGTATCAAACTAA